In the genome of Pseudorasbora parva isolate DD20220531a chromosome 10, ASM2467924v1, whole genome shotgun sequence, one region contains:
- the fosl2 gene encoding fos-related antigen 2 isoform X2 — MYQDYTGTYDTSSRGSSSSPAHPDTSPIPASYQKYRVDMPGSSSAFIPTINAITTSQDLQWMVQPTVITSMSNPYSRPHPYGLSVSSGPSLLGHTALTRPGVIRSIGDARGRRKRDEQLTPEEEEKRRVRRERNKLAAAKCRNRRRELTEMLQGETEKLEEEKADLQKEIETLQKEKDKLEFMLVAHNPVCKLPMEERHQSLHSQQCAPLPLNMRSNLGPRGPMNTLNPVVVKQEPLEDDDDDDDEDDPKVQHSVIKPICLGGGMYCSDGDSLNTPVVAASTPVSTPNNPSLIFTYPSMLEPESPSPSSESCSKAHRRSSSSGDQSSDSLNSPTLLAL, encoded by the exons ATGTACCAGGATTACACCGGGACATACGACACGTCCTCCCGCGGCAGCAGCAGCTCACCGGCGCACCCGGACACCAGCCCCATCCCTGCCTCCTACCAG AAGTACAGAGTAGACATGCCTGGCTCTAGCAGTGCCTTTATCCCGACGATTAATGCCATAACGACCAGTCAGGACCTGCAGTGGATGGTTCAGCCCACAGTAATCACATCCATGTCTAATCCGTACTCCCGGCCTCACCCGTACGGCCTGTCTGTGTCTAGCGGCCCGAGCCTCCTTGGCCACACGGCTCTCACGCGGCCCGGGGTCATCCGGTCCATCGGCGACGCCCGTGGTCGACGCAAACGGGATGAACAG CTCACCCCTGAGGAAGAAGAAAAACGGAGAGTCAGGCGAGAAAGAAACAAACTAGCTGCGGCAAAATGTCGGAACCGCAGAAGAGAACTGACTGAGATGCTGCAAGGG GAAACCGAGAAGTTAGAGGAGGAGAAGGCTGACCTGCAGAAAGAAATTGAGACCCTGCAGAAGGAGAAAGACAAGTTGGAATTTATGTTGGTGGCCCACAACCCTGTGTGCAAACTGCCCATGGAAGAACGCCATCAGAGCTTGCACTCCCAGCAGTGTGCGCCCCTTCCTCTGAACATGCGCTCCAACCTGGGTCCCCGGGGCCCGATGAATACTCTCAACCCCGTGGTGGTTAAACAGGAGCCTTTGGAAGATGACGACGACGATGACGATGAGGACGACCCCAAAGTCCAGCACTCAGTCATCAAACCCATCTGCCTAGGTGGCGGCATGTATTGCTCGGACGGAGACAGCTTAAACACACCCGTGGTGGCCGCTTCAACCCCGGTGTCCACCCCAAACAACCCAAGCCTAATCTTCACGTACCCCAGCATGCTGGAGCCCGAGAGTCCCTCGCCCTCGTCGGAGTCCTGCTCCAAAGCCCACCGCCGGAGCAGCAGCAGCGGAGACCAGTCCTCGGATTCCCTGAATTCTCCCACCCTGCTGGCGCTTTGA
- the fosl2 gene encoding fos-related antigen 2 isoform X1, whose amino-acid sequence MYQDYTGTYDTSSRGSSSSPAHPDTSPIPASYQKYRVDMPGSSSAFIPTINAITTSQDLQWMVQPTVITSMSNPYSRPHPYGLSVSSGPSLLGHTALTRPGVIRSIGDARGRRKRDEQFYLQLTPEEEEKRRVRRERNKLAAAKCRNRRRELTEMLQGETEKLEEEKADLQKEIETLQKEKDKLEFMLVAHNPVCKLPMEERHQSLHSQQCAPLPLNMRSNLGPRGPMNTLNPVVVKQEPLEDDDDDDDEDDPKVQHSVIKPICLGGGMYCSDGDSLNTPVVAASTPVSTPNNPSLIFTYPSMLEPESPSPSSESCSKAHRRSSSSGDQSSDSLNSPTLLAL is encoded by the exons ATGTACCAGGATTACACCGGGACATACGACACGTCCTCCCGCGGCAGCAGCAGCTCACCGGCGCACCCGGACACCAGCCCCATCCCTGCCTCCTACCAG AAGTACAGAGTAGACATGCCTGGCTCTAGCAGTGCCTTTATCCCGACGATTAATGCCATAACGACCAGTCAGGACCTGCAGTGGATGGTTCAGCCCACAGTAATCACATCCATGTCTAATCCGTACTCCCGGCCTCACCCGTACGGCCTGTCTGTGTCTAGCGGCCCGAGCCTCCTTGGCCACACGGCTCTCACGCGGCCCGGGGTCATCCGGTCCATCGGCGACGCCCGTGGTCGACGCAAACGGGATGAACAG TTTTATCTGCAGCTCACCCCTGAGGAAGAAGAAAAACGGAGAGTCAGGCGAGAAAGAAACAAACTAGCTGCGGCAAAATGTCGGAACCGCAGAAGAGAACTGACTGAGATGCTGCAAGGG GAAACCGAGAAGTTAGAGGAGGAGAAGGCTGACCTGCAGAAAGAAATTGAGACCCTGCAGAAGGAGAAAGACAAGTTGGAATTTATGTTGGTGGCCCACAACCCTGTGTGCAAACTGCCCATGGAAGAACGCCATCAGAGCTTGCACTCCCAGCAGTGTGCGCCCCTTCCTCTGAACATGCGCTCCAACCTGGGTCCCCGGGGCCCGATGAATACTCTCAACCCCGTGGTGGTTAAACAGGAGCCTTTGGAAGATGACGACGACGATGACGATGAGGACGACCCCAAAGTCCAGCACTCAGTCATCAAACCCATCTGCCTAGGTGGCGGCATGTATTGCTCGGACGGAGACAGCTTAAACACACCCGTGGTGGCCGCTTCAACCCCGGTGTCCACCCCAAACAACCCAAGCCTAATCTTCACGTACCCCAGCATGCTGGAGCCCGAGAGTCCCTCGCCCTCGTCGGAGTCCTGCTCCAAAGCCCACCGCCGGAGCAGCAGCAGCGGAGACCAGTCCTCGGATTCCCTGAATTCTCCCACCCTGCTGGCGCTTTGA
- the fosl2 gene encoding fos-related antigen 2 isoform X3 codes for MPGSSSAFIPTINAITTSQDLQWMVQPTVITSMSNPYSRPHPYGLSVSSGPSLLGHTALTRPGVIRSIGDARGRRKRDEQFYLQLTPEEEEKRRVRRERNKLAAAKCRNRRRELTEMLQGETEKLEEEKADLQKEIETLQKEKDKLEFMLVAHNPVCKLPMEERHQSLHSQQCAPLPLNMRSNLGPRGPMNTLNPVVVKQEPLEDDDDDDDEDDPKVQHSVIKPICLGGGMYCSDGDSLNTPVVAASTPVSTPNNPSLIFTYPSMLEPESPSPSSESCSKAHRRSSSSGDQSSDSLNSPTLLAL; via the exons ATGCCTGGCTCTAGCAGTGCCTTTATCCCGACGATTAATGCCATAACGACCAGTCAGGACCTGCAGTGGATGGTTCAGCCCACAGTAATCACATCCATGTCTAATCCGTACTCCCGGCCTCACCCGTACGGCCTGTCTGTGTCTAGCGGCCCGAGCCTCCTTGGCCACACGGCTCTCACGCGGCCCGGGGTCATCCGGTCCATCGGCGACGCCCGTGGTCGACGCAAACGGGATGAACAG TTTTATCTGCAGCTCACCCCTGAGGAAGAAGAAAAACGGAGAGTCAGGCGAGAAAGAAACAAACTAGCTGCGGCAAAATGTCGGAACCGCAGAAGAGAACTGACTGAGATGCTGCAAGGG GAAACCGAGAAGTTAGAGGAGGAGAAGGCTGACCTGCAGAAAGAAATTGAGACCCTGCAGAAGGAGAAAGACAAGTTGGAATTTATGTTGGTGGCCCACAACCCTGTGTGCAAACTGCCCATGGAAGAACGCCATCAGAGCTTGCACTCCCAGCAGTGTGCGCCCCTTCCTCTGAACATGCGCTCCAACCTGGGTCCCCGGGGCCCGATGAATACTCTCAACCCCGTGGTGGTTAAACAGGAGCCTTTGGAAGATGACGACGACGATGACGATGAGGACGACCCCAAAGTCCAGCACTCAGTCATCAAACCCATCTGCCTAGGTGGCGGCATGTATTGCTCGGACGGAGACAGCTTAAACACACCCGTGGTGGCCGCTTCAACCCCGGTGTCCACCCCAAACAACCCAAGCCTAATCTTCACGTACCCCAGCATGCTGGAGCCCGAGAGTCCCTCGCCCTCGTCGGAGTCCTGCTCCAAAGCCCACCGCCGGAGCAGCAGCAGCGGAGACCAGTCCTCGGATTCCCTGAATTCTCCCACCCTGCTGGCGCTTTGA